The nucleotide window TTCAAATGAAGATGAAGGCATTCCTGTCTTTGTAAAATTCGTAGCACTGATTATTTGGGCGTTAACTGTTTGGGGAATAATGAAAAGTTCATTAGTTCGGATGAACGATTTCAAATAACCCTTGGTGAGGGAAAGGGGAAGCCCGTAGGAGTTAACGGCTTCTTCTTTTGCTTTTTCTTCATCCGAAGTTAATGGGGTCTCTATCCACTTAATATTCTGGTTCTGAAGTTCCTGTGGTGGTGTTAAATTGAGAGAAGGCTGATAGTTTGGGGGTGAAGGCCATTTAGTCCCTCCTTTGTGAACCATGTAGGTATACATCGTTCCTTTGAAGTTGGTTGCAGCTGCAGAATACATTACAAATGCATTGGTGGCCCAGTGGTCATGATGTTCATCCAATCCGTCTGGAGCAATGATAATTGTGGGTTTAAAATCAGTCATTATCTGTTTCAAGTTTTCCGCAACATTCGATCCAGTGTAAGTGGCATTTGGTTGATAGGTGAAATTGTAGGGAGAATGATCGAAATGATTGAAGGGTGTGTTGCTTTGATAGGGTTTATCAGGATCCCAGTAATCCTCAAACAGAGATCTGAGGCCAGTATCAGGATAACCCAGAAAAATGATGTTACTGTTATTAACCCCCAATTTACTCAGGGCACTGGTAGTTTCCTGGTATCTTAATTCCGCAATTCCAGTGGAATTGCTTTTATTGTTTTTTTCAAGATACTGAGATAGTTCATCTGGTGTGGCTGCACTGCTCCCGTCAGTCATCACCACTACCATAACAGTGGCATTCAAATCTCTGGCTCTTTTAATCAAACCTCCCGCAGCAAGTGATTCATCATCTGGATGGGGAGCAAAAACCAGGATTCTATCATTACTATGAATTTCAGGCATTTGGGCGTATCCTGGAGTATTAAAATAGGTTAAAAATAAACAGGTTACACTAATAATCATGATTAAACCTAAAACAATTAAAAAGAGTTTTTTACGGTTGGACTGTGGAGAAGATTGAGGTGAATTGGTAGTCATATCTGGTACCTTTAATTCTTTTCTTAGCTTTACTATAATGAGTGTTAATAAAATTATTTTTAAATTAATCCTGACCTAAGTTATTTATGTTTAAATCAATAACTTCCAATTAAATACTCTCTAAGTTTACTTTACTATTTACTATTCATCATCCTCACAGGTGTGCTAATGGAATATGAAAAAATAACTAAAAATAAGTCTGTTCTGTTACTTCTGATTCCTGCCATTCTGGCATTCATCATTGCTCTTATTCCCACTTTAAAGTACCAGTGGCCCTTAAGCTGGGATATATATTACCATGTACACCTGGCCAAACTTTACATGGAACAGGGACTAACATTCTGGGACCCTTTAACCTATGCCCCATTTGGCAGGCCAATATTCTATCCTCCTCTATTCCATTACCTCCTTGCGGCATTGGCGGCCCTTTTGAAAGTTGATCCCTTCCAGATAGCCAGGTATCTTCAACCAGTTTTTGCATTTTCCCTGGTTTTATCATTCACCTATGTTGCCCGCCAGTTTTACAACTTAAGAGTGGCCTTACTGGCTGGATTTTTCCTGTTTTTCACATCAGTATTCCACCGGGCTATGCTACCATTACCTGAAACCCTGGCCTTAATCTTCTTCCCCCTGGCGGTTTACTTTTACTACTGTGCACTGGAAGGCGATGGTCATATATTTGCGGTTTTAGGGGGTATTATCGGCGGATTAATGATGTTAACCCATAACTTAACCGGATTAATAATGTTAGGGGTGGTACTGCTTTTCACATTATCCCTCAAACTGCGAAAGGATGAGGTGGATTACTCCTCATTAGGAATATTCCTGGGATTTACCCTCATAGTGGCTGCTTTATGGTGGGTTCCCCTATTGATCCAGTATGGATACACTTTCCACAACCCTCAAGCAGTTCTTCAGGGTCCGGTTGAATATTTAATCATTCTGGCCAAGACATTGGGAGTTCCAGCCCTGATATTTGCTGTTTTATGGTTAATTATTCGGATTAAAGGATTCAAAGAAAATAGTATGAAAAGATGGGCTGAAAAATTGTCCCGAAAAGATATTTTAATAATTACCTGGACTTTATTCCTGTTAATATTAAGCAATGCGTATATTTTGGGATTTTCCATACTCATAGATCGAATACTGAATTTTGCAGTCTTTCCAGTGATGATAATGGCTGCACTGGGCTTGGAATACATCCACACCTGCAGTACCAAACCAAGCTACGAAAAAATATACAAAGTTCTAATTATCATTTTAATCATCTCTGCAGTTTTTTCAGGATTATTCTACGCCCTATCTGTAAAACCAATGGTCACTGACTCTCAAAGAGATTTAGCCCAGTGGTTTGTGGATAATGGGGATGGTAAGAGTGTGGTCATGTCCCTCACTGAAGGCATTGATCCGGTGATTGTCTCGGTATCCAGGCAGCCAGTTTCCACAGGGGGTTACCAGCCGGGTATGGTTAAAGTCCTTGATCGAAACCTTTACTACAGTGGAAATTTCACAAAAGAAGATGTTAAAAGGGATAATATTGGATACTTTGTAGAACAGTCCCCAATATCTCATCCTGGTTATTTCACCCTGGTTTACCAGAACAAAGATTATAAAGTTTGGAGGGTAAATATTTAGATGAGTAGTTATGTTAATTAATTCCCTCCTTAAATGGGGTACCTATTTAGGTAATCCTCTTAAATGGAGTAATTATGTTAAATAATCTATGGGAGTAGTTACGTTAGATAAATCTATTGCTAATACCCATCTAAGCAACAGTTTAAAGCAGATTTTACATTAATAAAAATACGGATTTAAGACCATATTATAATTAAAACCATATTAATAAGACCATATTTAAAATTAATCAGGTAATTAAATTCATTTGTATTATTGAAGTTGCCTTATTGAATTGTATTCAAACAGTTTCACATGAAAATTTAAGGAAGTGCTCTTATGAAAAAGTTATTCGGAACATTTGGGGTTAGAAGAATTGCCAATGAAGTATTAACACCAGAATTCGCATCAAAACTGGCCGCAGCATACGGAACACTGGTTAAAGGATGGGTTGCTGTTGGGGGGGACCCCAGAACATCCACTCCATTAATAAAACACGCAGTGATATCAGGACTCCTTTCATCAGGATGTCAAGTGGTTGATCTGGGAATACTACCCACACCTGCAGTTCAATATGCAGTAAGGAACTACTACGATGGTGGAGTTATAATCACCGCATCCCACAACCCTCCACAGTACAACGGGATAAAATTCGTGGATGAAGATGGAATTGGTATTGCTGAAGACATGGAACTTAAGATCGAGGATATGTACTTCAACGAAAACCCAGATAGGGTGGCCTGGGATGAAATTGGTGAGGTAATTACCAATCCTGGTCTGGTTGATGAATACATTGATGAAGTGATACAGCGTGTGGACCATGATGCCATTAAAAAAGCCAATCTCAAGGTGATAGTAGATTGTGGTAGTGGAGCTGCCTGTTCCACCACTCCATACATTCTCCGCAAACTGGGATGTGAAATAACCACTTTAAACTGTCAGCCTGATGGTCACTTCCCAGGGAGAAACCCGGAACCAACAGAAGATAACCTTCAGGAACTCATAAAAACAGTGAAAGCCACTGGAGCAGATCTGGGAATTGCCCATGATGGGGATGCCGATCGTACCATCTGCATTGACGAAAATGGTAGCTTTGTAATGGGGGATAAAACATTCGCCTTGGTGGAAAAACAGTTACTGCAGGAAAATCAGGGAGGACTCATAGTAACCACCGTGGCCACCTCAACTGCAATTTATGACATAGCCGAGGAGTGTGGGGGGACAGTGAAAGCTACCCGCGTGGGTGACCTTCTGGTAGCCCGTGAACTCAAAGAAAGCGATGGATTATTCGGTGGAGAAGAAAATGGAGGTCTTATTTTCCCGGACTTTGTCTTAGGCAGGGATGCAGCAATGTCCACTGCCAAAATTGTGGAAATCATGGCCCTCACTGGAAAACCATTATCCCAGCTGGTGGCGGAACTTCCTGCCTATCAGTCAGTGAAGATGAAAGTGGAATGTCCTGATGACTTGAAACGTGAAGTAATGGATAAAATCGCCGCAGATAC belongs to uncultured Methanobacterium sp. and includes:
- a CDS encoding PIG-L family deacetylase — translated: MTTNSPQSSPQSNRKKLFLIVLGLIMIISVTCLFLTYFNTPGYAQMPEIHSNDRILVFAPHPDDESLAAGGLIKRARDLNATVMVVVMTDGSSAATPDELSQYLEKNNKSNSTGIAELRYQETTSALSKLGVNNSNIIFLGYPDTGLRSLFEDYWDPDKPYQSNTPFNHFDHSPYNFTYQPNATYTGSNVAENLKQIMTDFKPTIIIAPDGLDEHHDHWATNAFVMYSAAATNFKGTMYTYMVHKGGTKWPSPPNYQPSLNLTPPQELQNQNIKWIETPLTSDEEKAKEEAVNSYGLPLSLTKGYLKSFIRTNELFIIPQTVNAQIISATNFTKTGMPSSSFEDVRYDYNTKTLKTSDEMSSVGVTRDNENCYIVINSTHQINGELIYQYHFRLLENGQFKRLDVKVQNGTAVYEKKSVNSLQPENNATVEVQGNMLVLKLPLNIFKNVSFLMMNTDVNDKNGQLMDLSSWRELKVT
- a CDS encoding 6-pyruvoyl-tetrahydropterin synthase-related protein; protein product: MEYEKITKNKSVLLLLIPAILAFIIALIPTLKYQWPLSWDIYYHVHLAKLYMEQGLTFWDPLTYAPFGRPIFYPPLFHYLLAALAALLKVDPFQIARYLQPVFAFSLVLSFTYVARQFYNLRVALLAGFFLFFTSVFHRAMLPLPETLALIFFPLAVYFYYCALEGDGHIFAVLGGIIGGLMMLTHNLTGLIMLGVVLLFTLSLKLRKDEVDYSSLGIFLGFTLIVAALWWVPLLIQYGYTFHNPQAVLQGPVEYLIILAKTLGVPALIFAVLWLIIRIKGFKENSMKRWAEKLSRKDILIITWTLFLLILSNAYILGFSILIDRILNFAVFPVMIMAALGLEYIHTCSTKPSYEKIYKVLIIILIISAVFSGLFYALSVKPMVTDSQRDLAQWFVDNGDGKSVVMSLTEGIDPVIVSVSRQPVSTGGYQPGMVKVLDRNLYYSGNFTKEDVKRDNIGYFVEQSPISHPGYFTLVYQNKDYKVWRVNI
- the glmM gene encoding phosphoglucosamine mutase, translating into MKKLFGTFGVRRIANEVLTPEFASKLAAAYGTLVKGWVAVGGDPRTSTPLIKHAVISGLLSSGCQVVDLGILPTPAVQYAVRNYYDGGVIITASHNPPQYNGIKFVDEDGIGIAEDMELKIEDMYFNENPDRVAWDEIGEVITNPGLVDEYIDEVIQRVDHDAIKKANLKVIVDCGSGAACSTTPYILRKLGCEITTLNCQPDGHFPGRNPEPTEDNLQELIKTVKATGADLGIAHDGDADRTICIDENGSFVMGDKTFALVEKQLLQENQGGLIVTTVATSTAIYDIAEECGGTVKATRVGDLLVARELKESDGLFGGEENGGLIFPDFVLGRDAAMSTAKIVEIMALTGKPLSQLVAELPAYQSVKMKVECPDDLKREVMDKIAADTKEFEIDTTDGVKIFRDEGWIIIRPSGTEPIFRCFAEAKNTDDATKMAEWGISLVKKHLGN